The Huiozyma naganishii CBS 8797 chromosome 6, complete genome genome includes a window with the following:
- the HOT1 gene encoding Hot1p (similar to Saccharomyces cerevisiae HOT1 (YMR172W); ancestral locus Anc_6.243), whose protein sequence is MPETEMTLQFSNVNHNTPSAINRAVPQRVDSSNSSNSPHGVTGNQNVGGPNGGDIQEQHTSAVLDSPSISAAVGIGVGRDSPGINTSVSSSNNHHTPPGTVPPAAGSTGAPQVSKHTVPPGSLSPGRIRTSQSLTNVRQPAVTPSLSMSSALDSSSNHLRIFQRMDELSARLITMEEQFLALSKKIESQNGLLQDLKENTSQSIKAQNEMTNTSRQWNQQSQFFADMLYSFTNVSNKYFKNINSTGISIPHNNHSVDTHTQGYTPNGYNNMDTQPSSTATTVESHINSTTPFVLDPNGIKRRRRDLREDSVQTSTLESFNLGLVDPFLFPHAGQPDSGSFPSTDTNPKTPNGRPQMLKTKISRVARNDEDGYQEDDDNDGDDDSDRSLDSPDNMTALDDEEDEADDVESTLGYPTRTIHEPRRKPANMGKLPRSQISSDSRAKIPNWSLDVQSELNYKILKAPNNVRTIWDEYVYGINGNPSIRGLEEKYGSLWRRTKNRKTFGRRKRLYKFILNGIDAGKTADQMIKTLEDRRLYRNEKGDLKRRTIGWLQQSLTGI, encoded by the coding sequence ATGCCAGAGACGGAGATGACGTTGCAATTCAGCAACGTTAACCACAATACGCCCAGTGCTATTAATAGAGCAGTGCCGCAGAGAGTCGACAGTAGTAATAGCAGTAACAGCCCGCACGGTGTCACCGGGAATCAAAATGTTGGCGGTCCCAATGGAGGTGATATACAGGAACAGCATACGTCTGCAGTGCTGGATAGTCCCAGTATATCAGCAGCTGTAGGGATTGGTGTAGGTCGTGATTCACCAGGCATTAACACTAGTGTGAGCAGCAGTAATAATCATCATACTCCGCCTGGTACGGTCCCCCCCGCCGCGGGGAGTACGGGAGCCCCCCAAGTTTCCAAACACACAGTCCCGCCTGGGTCGTTGTCCCCCGGGAGGATAAGGACATCGCAATCGTTGACGAATGTAAGGCAGCCAGCGGTGACACCGTCGTTGTCCATGTCCTCTGCACTCGATTCCTCGTCAAACCACTTGCGGATATTCCAAAGGATGGACGAGTTGTCAGCAAGGTTGATCACCATGGAAGAACAGTTTCTCGCTTTATCCAAGAAGATCGAGTCCCAAAACGGGTTACTCCaggatttgaaggaaaacaCCTCCCAAAGCATCAAGGCACAAAACGAGATGACCAACACATCACGTCAATGGAACCAACAGTCCCAATTCTTTGCAGATATGCTATACTCATTTACAAACGTGTCCAACaaatacttcaaaaacatcaaCAGCACGGGCATCTCCATCCCACATAATAATCACTCGGtagacacacacacccaGGGGTACACTCCGAATGGGTACAATAACATGGACACACAGCCAAGCAGTACCGCCACAACGGTGGAATCGCATATAAATAGCACCACACCGTTCGTACTGGACCCGAACGGGATCAAACGTAGGAGGAGAGATTTGCGTGAGGATTCAGTACAGACAAGTACTTTAGAATCGTTTAACTTGGGGCTTGTCGATCCCTTTCTCTTCCCTCACGCTGGACAACCGGATAGCGGTTCTTTTCCAAGTACCGACACCAATCCTAAGACCCCAAACGGTAGGCCGCAAATGCTCAAGACTAAAATTTCAAGAGTCGCCAGGAACGATGAGGATGGATACCAAGAGGATGACGACAATGACGGTGACGATGACTCGGATAGGTCATTGGATTCCCCGGACAATATGACGGCCTTGGACGACGAAGAGGACGAGGCGGATGACGTGGAGAGTACTTTGGGATACCCTACAAGAACGATTCATGAGCCAAGAAGGAAACCAGCCAATATGGGCAAACTACCGAGGTCACAAATATCAAGTGACAGCAGGGCGAAGATACCAAACTGGTCCCTGGATGTTCAAAGCGAGCTGAATTACAAAATATTGAAGGCGCCAAATAACGTGAGAACGATTTGGGATGAATACGTGTACGGTATTAACGGCAACCCGTCCATCCGCGGGCTAGAGGAAAAATACGGTAGCCTTTGGCGAAGAACCAAAAACAGGAAGACCTTCGGCAGAAGGAAACGCCTCTACAAATTCATACTGAACGGGATAGACGCGGGGAAGACCGCTGACCAGATGATAAAGACTCTTGAGGACAGAAGACTATACCGGAACGAGAAGGGTGACTTGAAACGAAGAACCATTGGCTGGTTGCAGCAATCTCTGACCGGAATTTag